A stretch of Lactiplantibacillus brownii DNA encodes these proteins:
- the prmC gene encoding peptide chain release factor N(5)-glutamine methyltransferase codes for MTKLPQQPTYFEAQQWASFCLKTAKLPTDAARFLLLGLSKLDQTQLLVHYREQLPTALWQAFKTAIERVVAGEPAQYVLGRAPFYGLELTVTPAVLIPRVETEELVDWVLSDATNQSAKRLLDLGTGSGAIALALKHEQPTWQVTGSDISAEALSVARENAQRLQLDVDFQQSDLFAELSGQPYEVIVSNPPYIATSEKAVMDASVLNYEPQQALFAAHAGLAIYERLAEQVAAHLTTHGRLYLEFGYHQGVAIQQLFRTALPTATVTLRQDMAGHDRMLRVVL; via the coding sequence ATGACTAAATTGCCGCAGCAACCAACGTACTTTGAAGCCCAGCAATGGGCTTCTTTTTGTCTAAAAACTGCCAAACTCCCAACTGACGCTGCACGTTTCTTGCTATTAGGGCTGAGTAAATTAGACCAAACACAACTGTTGGTTCATTATCGTGAGCAGTTGCCAACGGCCTTGTGGCAAGCCTTTAAAACAGCCATTGAACGAGTTGTTGCCGGTGAGCCAGCGCAATATGTGTTGGGAAGGGCCCCTTTTTATGGTCTAGAATTGACCGTCACGCCCGCCGTCCTGATTCCTCGGGTGGAAACCGAAGAATTGGTGGATTGGGTCTTGAGTGATGCGACCAATCAGTCGGCAAAACGATTGTTGGATCTTGGCACTGGTTCGGGTGCGATCGCGTTGGCGTTGAAACATGAGCAACCGACGTGGCAAGTCACGGGGAGTGATATCTCGGCTGAAGCCCTCAGCGTGGCTCGTGAAAATGCCCAACGACTGCAACTTGACGTTGATTTTCAACAAAGTGATTTATTTGCCGAGCTGAGTGGCCAACCATATGAGGTCATTGTGAGCAATCCGCCATACATTGCGACTAGCGAAAAAGCGGTCATGGATGCGAGCGTTTTAAATTATGAACCACAACAGGCCCTGTTTGCGGCACATGCTGGCCTAGCGATTTATGAACGGCTGGCCGAGCAAGTGGCTGCCCATCTGACAACGCATGGGCGCTTGTATTTAGAATTTGGGTATCATCAAGGTGTCGCGATTCAACAGTTATTTAGGACCGCTTTACCTACTGCAACGGTGACGTTACGGCAGGATATGGCGGGTCATGATCGGATGTTACGCGTCGTTTTATAG
- the prfA gene encoding peptide chain release factor 1, with amino-acid sequence MDKFFDKLQAVADRYEELGELLSDPEVIADSDRFMKLSKEMGSIRETVEKYNQYKDVTSQIAENNDLLREKLDDDMNTMVKEDLKNLNAQKDQLEHEITLLMLPKDPNDDKNIIMEIHGAAGGDEASLFAADLFNMYSKYAERQGWNVEVADRNETEVGGFKEIVLIISGNKVYSKLKYESGAHRVQRVPVTESAGRVHTSTATVGIMPEAKDVDIKLEQKDIRVDVFRSSGAGGQHINKTSSAVRMTHLPTGIVVSMQDQRSQQQNRAKAMEILRARVYDYYQSREQNQYDAERKSAVGTGDRSERIRTYNYPQNRVTDHRIGLTLNKLDRIMNGELDEIIDALILADQTKKIEQLAND; translated from the coding sequence ATGGATAAGTTTTTTGATAAATTACAAGCCGTTGCCGATCGGTATGAAGAACTCGGTGAACTATTAAGCGATCCAGAAGTGATTGCCGATTCCGATCGTTTCATGAAACTTTCCAAAGAAATGGGCAGTATTCGTGAAACGGTTGAAAAGTATAACCAATATAAAGACGTGACCAGCCAAATCGCTGAAAATAACGACTTGTTGCGTGAAAAGCTTGACGATGATATGAATACCATGGTCAAGGAAGACTTGAAGAATTTGAATGCTCAAAAAGATCAACTGGAGCATGAAATTACCTTATTAATGTTACCTAAGGACCCTAATGATGATAAAAATATTATCATGGAAATCCATGGTGCCGCTGGTGGGGACGAAGCCAGTTTATTCGCTGCTGATTTGTTCAACATGTATTCGAAATACGCTGAACGTCAGGGGTGGAATGTTGAAGTGGCCGACCGCAACGAAACCGAAGTGGGTGGCTTTAAAGAAATCGTGTTGATTATTTCGGGGAATAAAGTTTATTCTAAACTGAAGTATGAGAGTGGCGCTCACCGTGTTCAACGGGTTCCTGTCACTGAATCTGCCGGACGTGTGCATACGTCGACTGCCACGGTTGGGATCATGCCGGAAGCTAAAGATGTGGATATCAAGTTGGAACAAAAGGATATTCGAGTGGATGTGTTCCGGTCATCTGGTGCCGGTGGTCAGCATATTAACAAGACGTCTTCAGCCGTACGGATGACCCACTTGCCAACTGGTATTGTGGTCTCCATGCAAGATCAACGATCACAACAACAGAACCGGGCGAAAGCCATGGAAATCTTGCGTGCGCGGGTCTATGATTATTATCAATCACGTGAACAGAACCAGTATGATGCGGAACGGAAGTCGGCCGTTGGGACCGGGGACCGTTCAGAACGGATTCGGACTTATAACTATCCACAAAACCGGGTCACGGATCATCGAATCGGTTTGACGTTAAATAAGTTGGATCGCATTATGAACGGCGAATTAGATGAAATTATCGATGCGTTGATTTTAGCGGATCAAACGAAGAAAATCGAGCAATTAGCTAATGACTAA
- a CDS encoding thymidine kinase codes for MAQLFFRYGAMNSGKTIEILKVAHNYEEQNKSVIIMTSGLDNRDGVGYVTSRIGLKREAMPVFNETDLYDVVKKTNPDAACVLIDEAQFLKKHHVLELAHIVDDLNVPVMTFGLKNDFRNELFEGSKYLLLYADKIEEMKTICWFCRKKAIMNLRFQDGQPVYEGEQVQIGGNESYYPVCRRHYFYPPKLTK; via the coding sequence TTGGCACAATTATTTTTTCGATATGGCGCAATGAACAGTGGGAAAACGATTGAGATTTTAAAAGTTGCTCACAACTATGAAGAACAAAATAAATCCGTGATCATCATGACGAGCGGATTAGACAATCGTGATGGCGTCGGGTATGTGACTAGTCGGATTGGCTTAAAGCGTGAAGCGATGCCTGTTTTTAATGAGACGGATCTCTACGACGTGGTCAAGAAAACCAATCCGGACGCGGCCTGTGTCTTGATTGATGAAGCCCAATTTTTGAAGAAACATCATGTGTTAGAATTAGCGCACATTGTGGACGATTTGAATGTCCCAGTGATGACGTTTGGGCTAAAAAATGATTTTCGTAATGAATTATTTGAAGGTAGCAAATACCTGTTGTTGTATGCGGATAAGATTGAAGAAATGAAGACGATCTGCTGGTTCTGCCGGAAAAAGGCCATCATGAACTTGCGTTTTCAAGACGGGCAACCGGTCTATGAAGGCGAGCAAGTGCAGATTGGCGGGAATGAAAGTTACTATCCCGTTTGCCGTCGTCATTACTTCTATCCGCCGAAACTAACAAAGTGA
- a CDS encoding Mur ligase family protein, whose product MSIKSTVATWTGKSAYWFLHTFRGGGSSLPGKLALKLDPAILKQLAKNYEVIVITGTNGKTLTTALTVKVLREQYPDILTNPSGSNMKQGIVTTFLTAPRAHQKPLAVLEVDEANVIMVTKYITPKAFVFTNIFRDQMDRYGEIYTTYQKILDGVALAPEATIIANGDLPLFNSKKLPNPILYYGFDYQPDADTQAPANTDGLLCPRCQHILRYHSRTYSNMGKYFCPHCGFERPQLTYKLNALTKMTPTSSDFEINGQTMHLNIGGQYNIYNALAAYAVGRFMAVSPAKIATALSENDEQVFGRQEIFHVGDKDVTLILVKNPVGLNQVLQMISTDDRPFSFAALLNANYADGIDTSWIWDGDFEQLPKLNVPAYISGGERYRDITFRLKVAGVPTDKLAIVPDLTNMTAEIQKLPTKQVYVVATYTAMLQLRKQLASQGLINGGMA is encoded by the coding sequence ATGTCAATCAAAAGTACTGTGGCAACTTGGACCGGTAAGTCCGCTTACTGGTTCTTGCATACCTTCCGGGGTGGCGGGAGTTCGCTGCCCGGCAAGCTTGCTTTAAAACTCGATCCAGCAATCTTAAAACAACTCGCTAAAAACTACGAGGTCATCGTGATTACTGGTACGAACGGTAAAACTTTAACGACGGCTTTGACCGTCAAAGTGTTGCGGGAACAATATCCTGACATTTTGACAAATCCAAGTGGCTCAAATATGAAACAAGGTATCGTCACGACCTTTTTAACGGCACCACGGGCGCATCAAAAACCATTAGCAGTGCTCGAAGTCGATGAAGCTAATGTGATCATGGTCACCAAATATATCACACCCAAAGCTTTCGTCTTCACGAATATTTTTCGTGATCAAATGGATCGTTATGGCGAAATTTATACAACTTATCAAAAGATTTTAGATGGGGTCGCCTTGGCACCAGAGGCAACGATCATTGCCAATGGTGACTTACCCCTATTTAATTCGAAAAAGTTACCGAATCCCATTTTATACTATGGTTTCGATTATCAACCTGATGCCGATACACAAGCACCGGCCAATACTGACGGCTTGTTGTGTCCCCGTTGTCAGCATATTCTACGCTATCACAGCCGCACTTATAGCAATATGGGCAAGTATTTCTGCCCACACTGTGGGTTTGAACGGCCACAGCTCACTTATAAATTGAATGCTTTGACCAAAATGACGCCAACTTCGTCAGACTTTGAAATCAACGGCCAAACGATGCACTTAAATATCGGTGGCCAATATAATATTTACAATGCCTTAGCCGCATATGCAGTGGGTCGATTCATGGCGGTTAGTCCTGCCAAAATTGCGACTGCTTTAAGCGAAAATGATGAACAAGTTTTCGGTCGCCAGGAAATCTTCCACGTTGGCGACAAAGACGTGACATTGATCTTAGTCAAGAATCCAGTTGGGTTAAATCAAGTGCTACAAATGATCAGCACGGATGATCGACCTTTCTCCTTTGCCGCCCTACTCAACGCTAATTACGCTGACGGAATTGACACGAGTTGGATTTGGGATGGCGACTTTGAGCAATTACCAAAATTAAACGTGCCCGCTTACATCAGTGGTGGCGAACGTTATCGCGACATCACATTCCGGTTGAAAGTTGCCGGCGTGCCGACGGACAAGTTAGCGATCGTTCCTGATTTAACGAACATGACCGCCGAAATTCAAAAATTACCGACTAAACAAGTTTACGTCGTCGCAACTTATACGGCGATGCTACAACTTCGCAAACAATTGGCCAGTCAAGGTCTTATTAATGGAGGGATGGCTTAA
- a CDS encoding type 1 glutamine amidotransferase, producing the protein MTYTLKAAHLYGDLMNTYGDIGNILAMGYYAKAVDATIDTDLISLDDPFDPAKYDFVLFGGGQDYEQTIVSKDLQTKKAPLTAYIENGGPFLAICGGFQMLGHYYIGAQGEKIPGIGALDHYTLSQDNNRFIGNITIKNAETGQTYYGFENHNGTTFLGKGERPLGNVIQGHGNNGQDKTEGVIYKNTFGSYFHGPILARNEALAKRILKLALQRKYPDADFSVLDELHEDLTKNVVIKP; encoded by the coding sequence ATGACTTATACCTTAAAGGCCGCCCACTTATACGGCGACTTGATGAATACGTATGGCGATATCGGCAATATTTTAGCCATGGGCTATTATGCCAAGGCAGTCGATGCGACGATTGACACCGACTTAATTAGTTTAGATGATCCGTTTGATCCAGCTAAATATGACTTTGTGTTATTTGGTGGTGGTCAAGACTACGAGCAAACTATCGTCTCTAAAGACTTACAGACCAAAAAGGCGCCTTTAACCGCCTATATCGAAAATGGCGGGCCTTTCTTAGCCATTTGTGGGGGCTTTCAAATGCTCGGCCACTACTATATCGGTGCTCAGGGTGAAAAGATCCCCGGTATCGGTGCTTTAGACCATTACACTTTGAGCCAAGATAATAACCGCTTTATCGGTAATATCACGATCAAAAACGCTGAAACTGGCCAGACCTATTATGGCTTTGAAAATCATAATGGGACCACTTTTTTGGGTAAAGGTGAACGGCCACTCGGTAATGTGATCCAGGGTCATGGCAACAATGGTCAAGACAAAACAGAAGGTGTGATTTATAAGAATACCTTTGGTTCTTACTTCCACGGCCCCATCTTGGCTCGTAATGAAGCACTTGCTAAACGGATTCTGAAATTAGCCCTCCAGCGCAAATATCCAGACGCTGATTTCAGCGTGTTAGATGAATTGCACGAAGATCTCACTAAGAACGTCGTCATTAAACCATAA
- the manA gene encoding mannose-6-phosphate isomerase, class I has protein sequence MSEPYFLKPVFHEKIWGGSRLKTDFGYDIPSNHTGECWAISAHPHGPATVENGPYKGMTLDKVWADHRDVFGNAKGDVFPLLTKILDANEDLSVQVHPDDAYAAEHEHELGKTECWYVIAADPGATMIYGHHAKTKAQLADWIHNGEWDKLFRRVPVKPGDFLYVPSGTIHAVGKGIMVLETQQSSDTTYRLYDWDRVDKTTGQKRELHLQQSIDTTIVPHEDPKLDITKTQVGDATVTKYVESPFFGVWQWRLTDGQATFNRGKAPYTLVSVLDGKGSITVDGKDYPLTKGVHFILPFDVKQWTLKGDLQIIASEPGDQA, from the coding sequence ATGAGTGAACCTTATTTCTTAAAACCCGTGTTCCATGAAAAAATCTGGGGCGGTTCCCGGCTGAAAACTGATTTTGGTTATGATATTCCTAGCAATCATACTGGGGAATGTTGGGCGATTTCGGCGCATCCACATGGCCCAGCAACGGTTGAAAATGGGCCTTACAAAGGCATGACTCTGGATAAGGTTTGGGCTGACCATCGCGATGTTTTTGGTAACGCCAAGGGCGATGTCTTCCCACTGTTGACGAAAATTTTGGATGCAAACGAAGATCTATCCGTTCAAGTCCATCCAGATGACGCTTATGCTGCCGAACATGAACATGAACTTGGTAAGACCGAATGCTGGTACGTGATTGCGGCCGATCCTGGTGCCACGATGATTTATGGTCATCATGCGAAGACCAAGGCACAATTAGCTGACTGGATTCATAATGGCGAATGGGATAAGCTGTTCCGGCGGGTTCCAGTTAAACCTGGGGACTTCCTCTATGTGCCATCTGGGACGATTCATGCCGTGGGTAAGGGCATCATGGTCTTAGAAACCCAACAAAGTTCTGATACCACTTATCGGTTGTATGATTGGGATCGGGTCGATAAGACGACTGGTCAAAAACGTGAATTACATTTACAACAATCCATTGATACGACGATCGTGCCTCATGAAGATCCTAAACTCGACATTACCAAGACACAAGTTGGTGACGCAACGGTCACTAAATATGTTGAATCACCATTCTTTGGCGTTTGGCAATGGCGTTTGACGGATGGACAAGCTACCTTTAATCGTGGTAAAGCACCTTATACATTAGTTTCCGTTTTAGATGGTAAGGGCAGCATCACGGTTGATGGCAAGGATTATCCATTAACAAAGGGCGTGCACTTCATTTTGCCATTCGACGTTAAACAATGGACCTTAAAAGGTGATCTACAAATTATTGCGTCTGAACCTGGGGATCAAGCTTAG
- a CDS encoding serine hydrolase domain-containing protein, translating to MSFERTKIEIQRMVAQKIIPGASYAVIRGAKVEQHQVGVAQLQPVVKPLWPHAVYDLASVTKVVGTTTVALQLKQTGELELDRPVHDYLPEFENRQVTVLNLMTHTSGISGYIQDRNSLPAAALVAAIQKLPISQVNLNHRVVYTDLGLILTGMIIEKLVGGPIQEIITKRVLELLNLPDATFHPQVDQAVPTTFSPRQGLLQGIVHDPKGQILGPHCGSAGLFASVEDLTQFARLMLGQVEKPTVLDPATIASLYHDWTPNQRLRRSFGWNLWHAGADHEPIIFHTGYTGTLLMLDRESQSGLIFLSNRVHPAVHNARFLPARRRLIAAWIADTVTNR from the coding sequence ATGTCTTTTGAACGAACTAAAATTGAGATTCAGCGGATGGTTGCGCAGAAAATCATTCCCGGTGCGAGCTATGCGGTGATCCGCGGTGCCAAAGTTGAGCAGCATCAAGTCGGGGTCGCGCAGCTCCAACCAGTGGTTAAACCGTTGTGGCCGCATGCGGTGTATGATCTAGCTTCAGTCACGAAGGTCGTCGGCACGACCACCGTGGCGTTACAGTTAAAGCAAACTGGTGAATTAGAGCTTGATCGACCGGTACATGATTATTTGCCAGAATTTGAGAATCGCCAAGTGACTGTCCTCAACTTGATGACGCATACGAGTGGAATCAGTGGTTATATCCAAGATCGTAATAGCTTACCAGCTGCGGCGTTGGTGGCGGCAATCCAGAAGCTGCCGATTAGCCAAGTGAACCTAAATCATCGCGTGGTTTATACGGATTTAGGCTTAATTCTCACTGGGATGATTATCGAAAAATTAGTTGGTGGGCCGATTCAAGAAATTATCACGAAACGCGTCCTAGAACTGTTAAACTTGCCGGATGCCACTTTCCATCCCCAAGTTGATCAAGCTGTGCCGACGACTTTTTCCCCACGCCAGGGATTGTTACAAGGCATCGTGCATGATCCCAAGGGGCAAATTTTAGGGCCGCATTGTGGCTCAGCTGGATTATTTGCCAGCGTTGAAGATTTAACTCAGTTTGCCCGCCTAATGTTGGGGCAAGTTGAGAAGCCCACGGTGCTTGATCCGGCAACGATTGCGAGTTTATACCACGACTGGACGCCTAATCAGCGGTTACGTCGAAGTTTCGGCTGGAATTTATGGCATGCTGGTGCCGATCATGAGCCAATTATTTTTCATACGGGATATACCGGAACGTTATTAATGTTGGACCGTGAAAGTCAGTCTGGGCTAATTTTCTTGTCTAATCGTGTTCATCCAGCGGTGCATAATGCGCGCTTTTTACCGGCGCGGCGACGGTTGATTGCGGCCTGGATCGCGGATACGGTTACAAATCGTTAA
- a CDS encoding branched-chain amino acid aminotransferase, with the protein MADVQLDWNNLGFNYRNLPYRYRAYWKNGAWVKHELTGDATLHISEGSTALHYGQQDFEGLKAYRTKDGSVQLFRPDRNAARMQTSCERLLMPQVPTDMFVDAVKQVVRANQDYVPPYGTGATLYLRPLMIGVGGNIGVHPAQEYIFTIFAMPVGSYFKGGMTPTNFTTSNYDRAAHKGTGAYKVGGNYAASLFPGQEAHEHGYSDCVYLDPVEHKKIEEVGSANFFGITKDNKFVTPKSPSILPSVTKYSLLYLAEHKFGMETEQGDVYIDDLDRFAEAGACGTAAVISPIGGLEHNGKLHVFYSETEVGPVTKKLYDELTGIQFGDREAPEGWIQKVELA; encoded by the coding sequence ATGGCAGACGTACAACTAGATTGGAACAACTTAGGATTCAATTACCGGAATCTTCCCTATCGTTATCGCGCGTATTGGAAAAATGGGGCTTGGGTTAAACATGAATTAACTGGTGATGCGACTTTACATATTAGTGAAGGCTCCACGGCTTTACACTATGGTCAACAAGACTTTGAAGGCTTAAAAGCCTATCGTACTAAAGATGGTAGCGTTCAATTATTCCGTCCAGACCGTAATGCGGCACGGATGCAAACGAGTTGTGAACGTTTATTAATGCCACAAGTCCCAACCGACATGTTTGTTGATGCGGTCAAGCAAGTGGTCCGTGCCAATCAAGATTACGTGCCACCATATGGGACTGGCGCAACGTTATACTTACGGCCATTGATGATTGGGGTCGGCGGTAATATTGGGGTGCATCCGGCGCAAGAATATATCTTCACCATTTTTGCCATGCCAGTAGGGAGTTATTTCAAAGGCGGGATGACCCCTACAAACTTTACCACGTCGAACTATGATCGCGCGGCGCATAAAGGAACTGGTGCGTATAAGGTCGGCGGTAACTATGCCGCCAGCTTGTTCCCAGGGCAAGAGGCACATGAACATGGTTATTCAGATTGTGTTTATCTTGATCCAGTTGAACATAAGAAGATCGAAGAAGTTGGGTCAGCTAACTTCTTCGGGATTACTAAAGACAACAAGTTTGTGACGCCAAAGTCACCCTCGATTTTGCCATCAGTCACAAAATATTCATTATTATACTTGGCTGAACATAAATTTGGCATGGAAACGGAACAAGGCGATGTGTATATCGACGATTTGGATCGTTTTGCCGAAGCCGGTGCTTGTGGGACGGCGGCCGTGATTTCGCCAATCGGTGGTTTGGAACACAACGGTAAGTTACATGTCTTTTACAGTGAAACTGAAGTTGGACCAGTCACGAAGAAGCTTTACGATGAATTAACTGGGATTCAATTCGGTGACCGTGAAGCGCCTGAAGGTTGGATTCAAAAAGTTGAGTTAGCTTAA
- a CDS encoding ABC transporter ATP-binding protein produces the protein MSEKKSTSADTPRPAGPRHGPGGQGLVEKPKSFWKTAWRLMKYMSDRWVGLAIVMIFAIASVILQIRTPKILGQATTEIYKGIMKGAAQQKAGISQSGYPINFEKIGEIIIVVILMYVASALFNFAQQYIMTRISQGTVYKLRRSFKGKMQNVPISYYDTHSNGDIMSRAVNDMDNIANTLQQNLTQAVTSTVTFVGTLWMMLSISWKLTLIALVTIPLSVVVVGVIAPKSQKFFGIQQKSLGLLNNQVEENYAGHVVIKSFNKEQDAIDDFEEQNDNYYQSAWKAQFISGIIMPLMMFLNNIGYVFVAIIGGIDVANGKVTLGNIQAFLQYTQQFSQPISQIANLLNTIQSTVASAERVFEVLDEQEMQDTKSQVPVETDTDNLISLEHVQFGYTDEALLMKDYNLEVKRGQQVAIVGPTGAGKTTIINLLERFYDIKGGSIRLNGVDTRDMKREELRSHFAMVLQDTWLFTGTIFDNLKYGREDASEDEIYAAAKAAHVDEFVRKLPDGYQTILNEEASNISQGQRQLLTIARAFVADPEILILDEATSSVDTRTEVHIQHAMERLLKNRTSFVVAHRLSTIQGADNIIVMNHGSVVETGTHEELMAQNGFYADLYNSQFTGNISLD, from the coding sequence ATGAGTGAAAAGAAATCAACGAGTGCGGATACACCACGTCCAGCTGGCCCACGGCATGGCCCTGGTGGTCAAGGCTTAGTCGAGAAGCCGAAGAGTTTTTGGAAAACCGCTTGGCGTTTGATGAAGTATATGTCTGATCGTTGGGTCGGACTAGCCATCGTGATGATTTTCGCGATTGCATCCGTGATCCTCCAGATTCGAACCCCTAAGATTTTAGGGCAAGCAACGACCGAGATCTATAAGGGCATCATGAAAGGTGCGGCGCAGCAAAAGGCTGGGATCAGTCAATCCGGTTATCCCATCAACTTTGAAAAAATCGGTGAGATTATTATTGTCGTCATTTTAATGTATGTTGCTTCAGCGTTGTTTAACTTTGCGCAACAGTACATTATGACGCGGATCTCACAAGGAACGGTCTATAAATTGCGTCGTTCTTTCAAAGGGAAGATGCAAAACGTACCGATTTCGTATTACGATACCCATTCAAACGGGGACATTATGAGTCGGGCCGTTAACGATATGGATAACATTGCGAATACGCTGCAACAAAATTTAACCCAAGCTGTCACGAGTACTGTGACGTTTGTGGGGACGTTGTGGATGATGCTTTCCATTAGTTGGAAGTTAACGTTGATCGCCTTAGTGACGATTCCGTTAAGTGTGGTCGTGGTTGGCGTGATCGCCCCCAAGTCACAGAAGTTTTTTGGGATTCAACAAAAGAGTTTGGGTTTGTTGAACAACCAAGTTGAAGAAAATTACGCTGGTCATGTGGTCATCAAGAGTTTCAATAAGGAACAAGATGCCATTGATGACTTTGAAGAACAAAATGATAATTATTATCAATCGGCTTGGAAAGCCCAGTTTATTTCTGGGATCATCATGCCATTAATGATGTTCTTGAATAATATTGGTTATGTTTTCGTTGCCATTATTGGTGGAATCGACGTGGCAAATGGGAAGGTCACTTTGGGGAACATTCAAGCTTTCTTGCAATATACCCAACAATTCTCACAACCAATTTCGCAGATTGCCAACCTGTTGAACACGATTCAATCAACCGTTGCTTCAGCGGAACGGGTCTTTGAAGTGCTCGACGAACAAGAAATGCAAGACACTAAGTCCCAAGTTCCCGTGGAAACGGACACCGATAACTTAATTAGTTTGGAACATGTCCAATTCGGTTATACCGACGAAGCGCTACTGATGAAAGACTACAATTTAGAAGTTAAACGTGGTCAACAAGTCGCTATCGTTGGGCCAACTGGGGCTGGTAAAACAACCATCATCAACTTGTTGGAACGGTTCTACGATATTAAAGGTGGGTCGATTCGCTTAAATGGGGTCGATACCCGCGATATGAAACGTGAGGAGCTGCGTTCGCACTTTGCGATGGTCTTACAGGATACTTGGTTGTTTACCGGAACGATTTTCGACAACTTGAAGTATGGTCGTGAAGACGCCTCAGAAGACGAAATCTACGCTGCTGCAAAAGCTGCCCATGTGGATGAATTTGTGCGCAAGCTGCCTGATGGGTATCAAACGATTTTAAACGAAGAAGCTTCTAATATTTCACAAGGGCAACGGCAATTATTAACGATTGCGCGGGCCTTCGTGGCTGATCCAGAGATTTTAATCTTGGATGAAGCGACGAGTTCTGTCGATACGCGGACCGAAGTGCATATTCAACATGCGATGGAACGTTTATTGAAGAACCGGACGAGTTTCGTGGTCGCCCATCGTTTGTCAACGATTCAAGGTGCCGATAACATTATCGTGATGAATCATGGTTCCGTGGTTGAAACTGGGACGCATGAAGAATTGATGGCACAAAATGGCTTCTATGCTGATTTGTATAACAGTCAATTTACCGGCAATATTAGCTTAGATTAA